The DNA window CCCAGATAAAgagctttatatttacatccaCTTTCTACACAGCGTCTTGATCGGCGGCCTTTTTAATTTCATCCAAAGAGTTTTCTgctgtcttttccttttcctgtccATCGACGGCTGCCATTTGTTCGCTTCCACAAACCATGTCAGCCAAAACCACAGTCTGAATATCAGGTTGTGATTGGTTGATCTTGGTCTCTGACACTGGAGACAGAATCGTCTGTGacacagcagcttccaggaCGGATGACGTTGGAATCTCGGAGACCGGTGCCAATGTGGCGTCACAGACGGGAAGGGAGAGAACTGCGGGTACGGACAAAGAGGTggtagaggtggaggaggccaaGGGGATGGGATGAGCCATAGAGACGGGTATAGAGAAGGGTATGGCGGAACCATCTAAGGAGATGAGGTTGGTGCCTGTGCCGTCAGTGGTCATGATGGGCTGGATCTGCGTCCCAGATGGCACCTCGGTGTGGATGAGGGTGATCCCGCCGTGACTGACCAGAGCAATGGTTCCATGGCTGGTCCAATCAGACGAAAGAGTGACTGGCTCGGCGGGAACCACAATGGAATCTGTGGTGGTTTTACCGGCAGCATCATCAGCAGCGGCACCTTCAGCACCAGTGGAAACAGCGTCACCAGTCGCAGCACCGTCGCCACTTATGCTGGATGGGCTCGTTTTCTCCCATGTTCCtgctttttttgtctttccctTAAGGGTGGATTTGGGTTTCTTGTCCTCCACATTTCCCTCCAGAACCACCAGGTAGGTCTTCCAGGGAGTATCGGCGTCGTGAGTCTGAACGTCAAAAGAGCTCACGTTAGTTTTCATAGCAGTCGAAGCACTTTAAGCACAACTTATCAGGCGATAAGCATGGACTAGTAGCCCTTATACCattaataaagttttttttttaatgtgtcgGTGCAGTCAAAAAGCCAGTTTCAGCAACAATGTTCCCAAACAGTCACATTTGGAATAAACCCTTTCGGATAGAGCAACGATAGTAAGGTAGGCACCACTAACCATAGCGTGCCTGCGCAGGGTGGACTTGTCTGTGAAGGTGCGGTTACAGAGGCCACACATGTAGGGTTTTTCCCCCGTGTGGATACGCTGGTGCCTCTGCAGGGCGTTGATCTGGGTAAAACACTTGTGACATTCTTTACAGCTGTACGGACGCTCGCctaagagagaaaaaacacacgcaGGTGGAATTAAAACAGGACGGTGAGGAGGTTAAAAGCAGGTGATGCCCTCAAATGACTGTAAAACAAAGTGTGACTGATTACCTGTATGTGTCTTTATATGCTGGTGAAGAGAATTCCTCTGAGCAAAGCCTCGGCCACACTGCTCGCACTTGTACGGCTTGAAGCCAGTGTGGATGTTGGAGTGGTGCCGGAGGTATTCTTTAGATGCAAAGCTTTTCCCACACGCCTCACACATGAAAGGCCTCTCTCCTAACAAGGGGAAAAAGACACAGCAAAAGAAACATCATCTTCACATGTGTAGACGGCACTGTGGGTACAAATCCTAAAGGACTACTTAAAAAGGACAATCTTAGCTAAGGTACAAACAAAGATGATAATACAGAAATTTGGAGAGTTGTAATATTATGTCAGTCTTACCTGTGTGGGATCTCTTATGATAAGCCAACATGTGCTTCTGGGTGAACCTGGCAACGCACTCGTCACATGCAAAaggcttctctcctgtgtgaATCCTACAAATAGGCAAAGTTTAGACCTCAATTATACAAACAtatagtatttgtgtgtataaataaaACTCCCAGCTATCATTATCAAGTCATAAATACTCACTGGTGTTGTATATTTATGTCCACAGTTGATGATTGGACGGATCATAGACTGTTTtataaagacggacgacatgacggctcccaaaagtgaagctaaagctTCTCgatcacctcctccatgttaatggatgggatatggaccaaactaaaagttAAAGTAcccttaaaatacatttttctcaaagatagATTCTGTTGTTCCATTttcccagtaagtttggttAAATTTCTttgtttgatgctataaaaacaaggtCAAAAGTCAATCGCTACTGCGCATAGTCTGGCTCTCAACACGCTACATGGCAGCGTTCGAATCCAGGATCTTTTAGTTTCATGTTATttcagtgagaggaagtggatctTTATAATTTGTCCTAAGCAAGAATTGCTCGCTCAACTAACTTTCTTCTTGACTTCCCTGAAATTAAAACTTCAACCCTCTAGTTTACATCGTTAGCATCCACACAGCTCCTTCCCCAATTCTCACTACCAGTCATCATCTGTGAGTTCCGTACCTGCGGTGCATCTTGAGAGCAGCATTCTGGGTAAATCTGGCGCTGCATTCAGTGCACCCAAAAGGCTTTGCGCCGGTGTGTATCCGCTCGTGCAGCTGCAGAGCCGTTTTGGAGCTGAGCGACTTTCCACAATCGGGGCAGACGTGACGCATGTTGTTACGTTCATGCACCTGAGAAGCAACAGTGGTGGGAGAGAAAGGTGCAGATAAAGAAGTCATGATTAAATATCTTATCTGTGAAATAGCTCTGAATTGGACTTTTAAATAGAGTAATTGTTTTGTGCATCCTCACCTGTTTTTGGTGGCGGACGACATCCTTCTTCCGTTTGAAGGACTTTGAGCAGGAGGCGCAGGAGAAGAGTCTCTCGCTGCTGTGGACGTGCTTCTCGTGGATCTTCAGGTTGCTGCGGTTGGCGAAGGTCTGCTGGCAGGTCTCACAGCGGTAGACCATGTCTGCCTTCACTCCATGGTACGTGCTGGGCAAGAGAACAGGAATGGGTCACAGCAATATCAGACGTGTATCAGAACTACTTGACTGTCACTGAAAACTCTGAAAGTCTGAAGATATACAGTATGATTTTTCGATTCATTTTGGTAATTAAGTCTTGATCATGCTGTTAAGAAGCTAACTATACTATGACTGTCTACTATAAGACATTTGACTGAGTTGTCAGAATCCAGCATGTAATTACACTTTATtcccttctccctctttcttccccATCTAGGCAGGTTATTGAAAAAGTGAATTTAGGTTTTACCAGATTCTTAACAGATCATAAATTGTGTTTGATAAAGTAGGACACACTaataaactagaatgacactggGTAGAATGCATACCTCTGTTAGTCCCTTTATGAatcaagatttttatttggacctgcaccaaattgcacaactAGTAAATATCATTTTTTCTCATTAAGATCAAGAaatgatttttgagatattaatgAAGATGTTGAAAAAACACCCCATCTCGCCTGCTTATCTAGATCTTCATCATTTTATGGGTTCTTACTTGAGTCTTGTCTTATTCACAGTTTATTGTCTTGTCCCACCCCTCCATGAAaattcatggaaatccattgagtagtttgtgtgtatttctgctaactaacaaacaaacaaaagcagatgttggtggagatgaaaaacaaacaactgcacAGGAGCAGCTGAGGTTCTTCTCCCCAGCATCAAACAAAAGCCGGTGACTAGGGATGGCTAGAGTAAAACCAAGTTTTAGTGGTTTCACTCTATAATACCAACTATGAGATTATCAGGATGTTTGATAATAAGGTTCTGAGCTTGCCATCAGCTGGGTGTGATTGTTGAAAATTTGctttaaatgaaaatgcaaCTAGTCCCATCTTCCGTCAAATAGTGGATTATAATAAACAATATCACTGTTTGCTTTAGGGAGCTGCTGTAGAGACCAGTGAATTAATCTCTATGTTTAACTACAATATCCAACCTGATGTGCTTCAAGTAGCTCCTCTCGTAGTGGAAGGTCCGCTGGCACTTGTCACACTCGAACTGGGCTTTGGACGTTCTTTTTGACGTCGCCTTGGAccatccctcttcttcctcatcctcctcatcctcctcatccacagATAACATAGGGTCTTCAGGATTACTTTGCACACCGTCCTCGTTTTCACACTTGTCCACATCAGAGCCCGGCACTCTGCAGGAAgactcatctcctctctctgctccgttCTCTGGCTGAGCCTCGACTTCAGTCTCGTCCTCAGACTCCTCTGTGTCTTCGCTGGTCACTTGCTTTTCACTGTTCGAAGTCTCTTTTGCAGCGTTTAGACGCCTCTGAAGGATTCTGCTGCTGGATTTCCTCTGCTGCACCTGTCCCCCTTCGCTTTTTTCATTCGTGACTGTTTTCTTCACCCGAGAGGTCTTTGCGGTGACTTGATTCTCCGAGCTCTGTGGTGAGCGCTGCCGCTTCAGAACTATCCTGCCCAGCTGCTTCTTCCCTTTGGGCCCTTTCTCTTTATCGtcagactgtaaataataatgatccGCAACATGTGATGGAGGCGTTTTCTTTTTAGGGGGTTCTGAAGTCTCAGCACGCATGGCCTCATCACAAACCTCTGACAGATCCTTACAGTCCAACAACTCGGCCGCTGCTTGCACGTCAGCGATCTTTTTGCTGGCCACTTCCACTTTACCCGTGTACACAAACTCCAGAAACTTGGAGAAATCGTCA is part of the Limanda limanda chromosome 18, fLimLim1.1, whole genome shotgun sequence genome and encodes:
- the gzf1 gene encoding GDNF-inducible zinc finger protein 1 — its product is MAIPVKSPVPTIGGLSLRPDKPAGLPGIRAEEEARRQTSDAIRGKRRRGQEGDRKEGREERKEELVASGDPALQECADGHVPTQSRGESCIVGKLCGGAVVVFWCRTSHIRRKLIRNQPDLHRMSREGFPQETHRPSQRAFVKGCHFSKLTHKCTMKRKMVQLTSRSHQDNLLASLHQLRLQGQLCDVTVHVDFQEDKQEFRAHQVVLAASSGYFKNTLLVQDVARDTITLSNVHSDDFSKFLEFVYTGKVEVASKKIADVQAAAELLDCKDLSEVCDEAMRAETSEPPKKKTPPSHVADHYYLQSDDKEKGPKGKKQLGRIVLKRQRSPQSSENQVTAKTSRVKKTVTNEKSEGGQVQQRKSSSRILQRRLNAAKETSNSEKQVTSEDTEESEDETEVEAQPENGAERGDESSCRVPGSDVDKCENEDGVQSNPEDPMLSVDEEDEEDEEEEGWSKATSKRTSKAQFECDKCQRTFHYERSYLKHISTYHGVKADMVYRCETCQQTFANRSNLKIHEKHVHSSERLFSCASCSKSFKRKKDVVRHQKQVHERNNMRHVCPDCGKSLSSKTALQLHERIHTGAKPFGCTECSARFTQNAALKMHRRIHTGEKPFACDECVARFTQKHMLAYHKRSHTGERPFMCEACGKSFASKEYLRHHSNIHTGFKPYKCEQCGRGFAQRNSLHQHIKTHTGERPYSCKECHKCFTQINALQRHQRIHTGEKPYMCGLCNRTFTDKSTLRRHAMTHDADTPWKTYLVVLEGNVEDKKPKSTLKGKTKKAGTWEKTSPSSISGDGAATGDAVSTGAEGAAADDAAGKTTTDSIVVPAEPVTLSSDWTSHGTIALVSHGGITLIHTEVPSGTQIQPIMTTDGTGTNLISLDGSAIPFSIPVSMAHPIPLASSTSTTSLSVPAVLSLPVCDATLAPVSEIPTSSVLEAAVSQTILSPVSETKINQSQPDIQTVVLADMVCGSEQMAAVDGQEKEKTAENSLDEIKKAADQDAV